Proteins encoded within one genomic window of Nordella sp. HKS 07:
- a CDS encoding sugar ABC transporter ATP-binding protein encodes MTKRFPGVLALDRIEIAFQPGEVHAVIGENGAGKSTLMNILAGDLQPNDGQIFIDGKPQIISTPLVSRAQGITVVYQELALCPTLSIAENIMMPDMAARSVATIVPRDLMRREARSALARLGMADLDPDTKVGRLSVAEAQLVEIARAIRQKARLLVLDEPNSALSTRESERLFEIVRQLRAEGVGVIYVSHHLDEVLDLADRITVMRDGRTIETMANDNVSQARLIRAMVGRDLGAAQPWALQHSSGAAPVVLSVADLSAPGLDRISFTVRAGEILGIGGLPDSGKDRLGDVLFGLIPRNGKVAIDGKDLPAADPSASIRRGMAYVPADRRGSGALLSMSVAENVVSASLKKFSLSGFLRRAKIKREARAEVARLDARISHLGQKLATLSGGNQQKIILGRSLVTHPRLLVLHEPTRGIDVGAKTEIYSILRQIAGEGVAIIMISSEMPELVMNAERVLVLRGGRLSEELRGTDVNEEAILARAMAP; translated from the coding sequence GTGACCAAGAGGTTCCCCGGCGTCCTGGCGCTCGACCGCATCGAGATCGCCTTCCAGCCCGGCGAAGTGCATGCCGTGATCGGCGAGAACGGTGCCGGCAAATCGACGCTGATGAATATCCTGGCCGGCGATCTGCAGCCCAATGACGGCCAGATCTTCATCGACGGCAAGCCGCAGATCATCTCTACGCCGCTGGTGAGCCGGGCGCAGGGAATCACCGTCGTCTATCAGGAGCTGGCGCTCTGCCCGACGCTCAGCATCGCCGAAAACATCATGATGCCGGACATGGCGGCGCGCTCCGTCGCCACGATCGTGCCGCGCGACCTGATGCGGCGTGAGGCGCGCTCCGCCCTCGCCCGGCTCGGCATGGCCGATCTCGACCCCGACACCAAGGTCGGCCGCTTGAGCGTCGCCGAGGCGCAACTCGTCGAAATCGCCCGCGCCATCCGCCAGAAGGCACGCCTCCTGGTGCTGGATGAGCCCAACTCGGCCCTTTCCACCCGCGAAAGCGAAAGGCTGTTCGAAATCGTGCGGCAGTTGCGCGCCGAGGGCGTCGGGGTCATCTATGTCTCGCATCACCTCGACGAGGTGCTCGATCTCGCCGACCGTATCACCGTGATGCGCGACGGACGCACCATCGAGACGATGGCCAATGACAATGTCTCACAAGCCCGGCTGATCCGCGCCATGGTCGGGCGCGATCTGGGCGCGGCCCAGCCCTGGGCCCTGCAACACTCTTCCGGCGCGGCTCCCGTCGTGCTGTCGGTCGCCGATCTGTCGGCGCCCGGCCTCGACCGCATCAGCTTCACGGTGCGCGCCGGCGAGATCCTCGGCATCGGCGGCCTGCCCGATTCCGGCAAGGACCGTCTCGGAGACGTTCTCTTCGGCCTCATTCCCCGCAACGGCAAGGTCGCGATCGACGGCAAAGACCTGCCGGCGGCCGATCCATCAGCCTCGATCCGCCGAGGTATGGCCTATGTGCCAGCCGATCGACGCGGCTCGGGCGCCCTTCTCAGCATGAGTGTCGCCGAGAATGTCGTCTCCGCCTCGCTCAAGAAGTTCTCGCTCTCGGGTTTCCTGCGCCGGGCAAAGATCAAGCGCGAGGCGCGCGCCGAGGTGGCGCGGCTCGATGCCCGCATCTCCCATCTCGGCCAGAAGCTCGCCACACTCTCCGGCGGCAATCAGCAGAAGATCATCCTCGGCCGCAGCCTTGTCACCCATCCGCGCCTGCTCGTGCTGCATGAGCCGACACGCGGCATCGATGTCGGGGCCAAGACCGAGATCTATTCGATCCTGCGCCAGATCGCCGGCGAAGGCGTCGCCATCATCATGATCTCGTCGGAAATGCCGGAGCTGGTCATGAATGCCGAGCGCGTGCTGGTGCTGCGGGGAGGCCGGCTCAGCGAGGAATTACGGGGAACCGACGTCAATGAAGAAGCCATCCTGGCGCGTG
- a CDS encoding substrate-binding domain-containing protein produces the protein MKLKHILLATALCLVPVQQAAAESKLADFPLAERIKAKVDAGQPLDIYVSYHDVSNEFAPFMKAGVARAATEGKVNANFIGPVGADADGQISEIETLMGKMDGLAISSVSTDALAPLIDRVLAAGIPVVTFNTDNPDSKRLAFAGQDLVQSGREAGALMAKVLNGKGKVIITTIDAAAQWSVDREKGAREALQKESGIEVVQTLNTGTDPQKIYSAIENAMLAKPDIDGILSLECCSTPAAGTRVERNKAADKVKVVGFDLLDQTVQLVESGNIQATIDQAPERQGFEAVNLIVKFVKGETIDNLDTGVGVYTKENIGEVTKK, from the coding sequence ATGAAACTCAAACACATCCTTCTCGCCACGGCGCTCTGCCTGGTGCCCGTGCAGCAGGCGGCGGCCGAATCGAAGCTCGCCGACTTCCCGCTGGCCGAACGCATCAAGGCCAAGGTCGACGCCGGCCAGCCGCTCGACATCTATGTCTCCTATCACGACGTCTCCAATGAATTCGCGCCGTTCATGAAGGCGGGCGTCGCGCGCGCCGCCACCGAGGGCAAGGTCAATGCCAATTTCATCGGCCCCGTGGGCGCCGACGCAGACGGCCAGATCAGCGAGATCGAGACGCTGATGGGCAAGATGGACGGTCTCGCCATATCCTCGGTGTCGACCGACGCGCTGGCGCCGCTGATCGACCGCGTGCTCGCCGCCGGCATTCCGGTCGTGACCTTCAATACCGATAATCCGGACAGCAAGCGCCTCGCTTTCGCTGGCCAGGATCTCGTCCAGTCCGGCCGCGAGGCCGGCGCGCTCATGGCGAAGGTCCTAAACGGCAAGGGCAAGGTCATCATCACCACCATCGACGCCGCCGCGCAGTGGTCGGTCGACCGTGAAAAGGGCGCGCGCGAGGCATTGCAGAAGGAAAGCGGCATCGAGGTCGTGCAGACCCTCAACACCGGCACCGATCCGCAGAAGATCTATTCGGCAATCGAGAATGCCATGCTCGCCAAACCCGACATCGACGGCATCCTCTCCCTCGAATGCTGCTCGACGCCGGCGGCCGGCACCCGGGTCGAGCGCAACAAGGCCGCCGACAAGGTCAAGGTGGTCGGCTTCGATCTCCTCGACCAGACAGTGCAGCTCGTCGAGAGCGGCAATATCCAGGCGACGATCGACCAGGCGCCCGAGCGTCAGGGCTTCGAAGCAGTCAATCTCATCGTCAAATTCGTGAAGGGCGAGACGATCGACAATCTCGACACCGGCGTCGGCGTCTACACGAAGGAGAATATTGGCGAGGTGACGAAGAAGTAA
- a CDS encoding ABC transporter permease: protein MTDTVGTGARAPAMDRFSLPGLLRARETGVFLALVVLCLFLTFATDGFLTSVNLLNVGRQVSLLGIMAIGMTFVLISGEVDLSVGSNYALSGLATGMLIIAGWGLLPALAVGILTGMTIGLINGVLSTYGRLPSLIATLGMLSVVRGSALILTNGQPVTVNVRNGADPSVLEIFSFIGQGYLFGTVPMQLVFFILIAAIAWVVLSCTNFGFRVFAVGGSAKAARVSGISINSVKISAFVLMGALAAFAGILSLAFLPSGQAGRTGLGLELDVIAATIVGGSSLSGGEGTILGTILGVLIIGVMRNGLVLMGVSPFVQELMIGLVIIIAVGIDKWSTRRRA from the coding sequence ATGACCGATACGGTCGGGACCGGTGCGCGCGCACCTGCCATGGACCGCTTTTCATTGCCGGGACTCTTGCGCGCACGCGAAACAGGCGTGTTTCTTGCGCTTGTCGTCCTATGCCTGTTCCTCACCTTCGCCACTGACGGCTTTCTGACCTCAGTCAATCTGCTCAATGTCGGCCGCCAGGTCTCGCTCCTCGGCATCATGGCCATCGGCATGACCTTCGTGCTGATCTCCGGCGAAGTCGACCTTTCGGTCGGATCGAACTACGCATTGTCCGGCCTCGCCACCGGAATGCTGATCATTGCCGGCTGGGGCCTCTTGCCGGCGCTCGCCGTCGGTATCCTCACCGGCATGACGATCGGCCTCATCAATGGCGTGCTCTCGACCTATGGCCGCCTCCCCTCGCTGATCGCGACGCTCGGCATGCTGTCTGTGGTGCGCGGCTCCGCCCTCATCCTCACCAACGGCCAGCCCGTCACCGTCAATGTCCGCAATGGCGCCGATCCAAGCGTGCTCGAGATCTTCAGCTTCATCGGCCAGGGCTATCTCTTCGGCACCGTGCCGATGCAACTCGTCTTCTTCATCCTGATCGCGGCGATCGCCTGGGTGGTGCTTTCCTGCACCAATTTCGGTTTCCGCGTCTTCGCCGTCGGCGGCAGCGCCAAGGCGGCACGCGTCTCCGGGATATCGATCAACAGCGTGAAGATCTCGGCCTTCGTGCTGATGGGGGCACTTGCCGCCTTTGCCGGCATATTGAGTCTCGCCTTCCTGCCCAGCGGCCAGGCGGGGCGCACCGGCCTCGGCCTCGAGCTCGACGTCATCGCCGCCACCATCGTCGGCGGCTCGTCGCTGTCGGGCGGCGAAGGAACCATTCTCGGCACCATCCTCGGTGTGCTCATCATCGGCGTCATGCGCAACGGCCTCGTGCTGATGGGGGTCTCCCCCTTTGTGCAGGAGCTGATGATCGGTCTCGTCATCATCATTGCCGTCGGTATCGACAAGTGGTCGACCCGCCGGCGCGCCTGA
- a CDS encoding phytanoyl-CoA dioxygenase family protein: MLGLTAQETKDYARDGYIIRKGLLSQEEVADFRDHARKQLEAEQASGAIMAKGDKEGKTTLLKMWTKAEDDKYGLLARDERMVGLAEGAVGKPIYLYSHKMTMKQPHEGGAWEWHQDFGYWYNYGCLAPDMMSIYIALDKATRENGCLQVLKATHKLGRLNHIRENDQTNVEQEHLEAALKRFEHVYVEMEAGDALVFDGNLLHRSDANRSDTYRWGYICSYNAVENAPFKKVREYGNYDEMKKVPAGSFRKAS, encoded by the coding sequence ATGTTGGGATTGACCGCGCAAGAGACCAAGGACTACGCGCGCGACGGCTATATCATCCGCAAGGGCCTGCTGAGCCAGGAGGAAGTCGCCGACTTCCGCGACCATGCGCGCAAGCAGCTCGAGGCCGAGCAGGCTTCTGGCGCCATCATGGCCAAGGGCGACAAGGAAGGCAAAACCACCCTCCTCAAGATGTGGACCAAGGCCGAGGACGACAAATACGGACTTCTGGCGCGCGATGAACGCATGGTCGGCCTCGCCGAGGGCGCCGTCGGCAAACCGATCTATCTCTACAGCCACAAGATGACGATGAAGCAGCCGCATGAAGGCGGCGCCTGGGAATGGCACCAGGATTTCGGCTACTGGTACAATTACGGCTGTCTCGCCCCCGATATGATGAGCATCTATATCGCGCTCGACAAGGCGACGCGCGAGAATGGCTGCCTGCAGGTGCTCAAGGCCACGCACAAGCTCGGCCGCCTCAATCACATCCGCGAGAACGACCAGACTAATGTCGAGCAGGAGCATCTCGAGGCGGCGCTCAAGCGCTTCGAGCATGTCTATGTCGAGATGGAAGCGGGTGACGCTTTGGTGTTCGACGGCAACCTGTTGCATCGCTCGGACGCCAACCGCTCCGACACCTATCGCTGGGGCTATATCTGCTCCTACAACGCCGTCGAGAACGCACCGTTCAAGAAGGTGCGCGAATATGGCAACTACGACGAAATGAAGAAGGTGCCGGCGGGTTCGTTCCGCAAGGCATCTTGA
- a CDS encoding AraC family transcriptional regulator gives MSETAFLENLHYVPEPGWTLAAASVLRAGKVMAAPDYRIVRAAHPGQDILYCLSGGGVVETLGERAHIRPGQLVWIANELRHGHFADRKVPWTLLWFRLDGPNLPALRRKLFGDRFPRATLAGNVNLVPWFDRLFTTMRRREPGLDLRLNQLVADFLAMIDRGLAGSGERELPPSLTAAVNAMRGNLGLAWEADDLSAVSGLGPSQIRRLFRKHLRTSPRQWLIRERLMQAQSLLVSGRSLAQVAEMCGFCDVYHFSREFKRSTGVAPSSWRRSELGTQTL, from the coding sequence ATGTCCGAAACGGCCTTTCTGGAAAACCTGCATTATGTGCCCGAGCCTGGTTGGACGCTCGCTGCGGCAAGCGTTCTGCGTGCCGGGAAGGTGATGGCGGCGCCCGACTATCGGATCGTCCGGGCCGCGCATCCCGGGCAGGACATTCTTTATTGTCTGTCCGGTGGCGGCGTCGTGGAAACGCTGGGCGAGCGCGCCCACATCCGCCCCGGTCAGCTCGTCTGGATCGCCAATGAGTTACGCCACGGCCACTTCGCCGACCGGAAAGTCCCTTGGACCTTGCTGTGGTTCAGGCTTGACGGGCCCAATCTCCCGGCGCTGCGCCGCAAGCTCTTTGGCGACAGATTTCCACGCGCGACGCTCGCCGGGAATGTCAATCTCGTCCCGTGGTTCGACCGCCTGTTCACCACTATGCGGCGACGCGAGCCGGGACTCGATCTCAGACTCAATCAGCTGGTCGCCGATTTCCTGGCCATGATCGATCGCGGCCTTGCCGGCAGCGGTGAGCGCGAATTGCCGCCCTCTCTGACGGCGGCGGTGAACGCGATGCGCGGCAATCTAGGGCTTGCCTGGGAAGCGGACGATCTGAGCGCCGTCTCAGGCCTGGGCCCGTCGCAGATCCGGCGTTTGTTCCGCAAGCATCTGCGCACCAGCCCCAGGCAGTGGCTCATTCGTGAGCGGTTGATGCAGGCGCAGTCACTGCTCGTCTCAGGCCGGAGCCTTGCACAGGTGGCGGAGATGTGTGGCTTCTGCGACGTCTACCACTTCAGCCGCGAATTCAAGCGCTCGACCGGTGTGGCGCCGTCCTCGTGGCGCAGGAGCGAACTCGGTACGCAAACTTTGTAA
- a CDS encoding calcium-binding protein encodes MNINGTALADRLFGTDTADNIYGFDGDDLIWGYAGNDYIEGGLGNDTLLGGAGDDFLKGGDGNDYMEGGDGNDSLDGGAGDDTMHGNLGNDIFDGKEGDDTIYGGEGHDSIIGGLGNDVIYGGAGEEYIDAGAGDDVIYAGAGNDGFVNRINPATGKLTQQAVGGGAGNDTIYGEVGDDALKGQAGDDRVYGGNGNDLVDGGDGNNYLDGGDGNDVIDSEGGNDEAHGGNGDDNMELGGGSDLAFGDAGADIISGEAGADQLSGGDDNDVLYGGDGNDVLRGDAGADTLFGDGGADILWGGAGADKFVFKGAVATSGQDVIMDFEDRTDRIVLEKLGIKSYNSSGAPGSIYAYNTPDGDVLIKGFDSAGHAISILIDDPTQSLSASNFTSADFVFA; translated from the coding sequence ATGAATATAAACGGGACGGCCCTGGCGGACCGGCTCTTTGGAACCGACACCGCGGATAATATCTATGGATTTGACGGCGACGACTTGATCTGGGGCTATGCCGGCAATGACTATATCGAAGGCGGGCTCGGCAATGACACGCTGCTTGGCGGAGCGGGAGACGATTTCCTCAAGGGCGGCGATGGCAACGACTACATGGAGGGGGGAGACGGCAACGATAGCCTGGATGGCGGTGCGGGCGACGACACCATGCATGGCAATCTCGGGAATGACATTTTCGACGGCAAGGAAGGCGATGACACGATCTATGGCGGCGAAGGTCATGACAGCATCATCGGCGGACTCGGCAATGACGTGATCTATGGCGGCGCCGGGGAGGAATATATCGACGCCGGTGCGGGCGATGATGTGATCTATGCCGGCGCGGGCAACGATGGGTTCGTCAACCGGATCAATCCGGCGACAGGCAAGCTGACGCAGCAGGCGGTGGGCGGCGGCGCCGGCAACGATACGATCTATGGTGAGGTTGGCGACGACGCGCTCAAAGGCCAGGCCGGCGATGATCGCGTCTATGGCGGAAACGGCAATGACTTGGTCGATGGCGGAGATGGCAACAACTATCTCGACGGCGGCGATGGAAACGATGTCATAGATTCCGAAGGTGGCAATGATGAAGCGCATGGCGGCAATGGCGACGACAATATGGAGCTCGGCGGTGGCAGCGATCTGGCTTTTGGCGACGCGGGCGCCGACATAATCAGCGGAGAGGCGGGTGCCGATCAGCTCAGCGGTGGCGACGACAACGATGTGCTCTATGGCGGAGATGGCAATGACGTGCTCCGCGGTGACGCTGGCGCGGATACGCTTTTCGGTGATGGGGGTGCTGATATCCTGTGGGGCGGCGCCGGCGCCGACAAATTTGTCTTCAAGGGGGCCGTCGCTACGTCCGGGCAAGATGTGATCATGGACTTCGAGGATCGAACTGATCGCATCGTCCTCGAGAAGCTCGGTATAAAGAGCTACAACAGCTCAGGCGCACCGGGATCTATCTACGCCTACAATACGCCGGATGGGGACGTCCTCATCAAAGGCTTCGACTCGGCCGGGCACGCGATCTCGATCCTCATCGACGATCCGACGCAGAGCCTCTCGGCTTCGAATTTCACAAGCGCCGATTTCGTTTTCGCGTGA
- a CDS encoding ASKHA domain-containing protein, whose product MADTTPDDALIVFTPSGKRGRFPLGTPVLQAARSLGVDIDSVCGGRAICGRCQITIGEGEFAKHGIRSSAAHLSEFSAVEKRYDDKRGLIAGRRLSCQTKLLGDAVIDVPPESQVHKQVVRKRAETRAIDMNPATRLYFIEVEEPDMHKPSSDLERVYRALEEQWNVTGVSCNLAIMQNLQKVLRQGEWKITVAVFSRPASGGNMLTAIWPGFHDKAFGLAVDVGSTTIAAHLCSLSTGEVVASSGLMNPQIRFGEDLMSRVSYVMMNPGGEKEMTHAVREALNTLAGQVASDAQIDKTDILEAVLVGNPVMHHLFLGIDPTELGGAPFALATGLAVTRPAKELDLQLNPGAYVYVLPCIAGHVGADTAGVVLSESPQYSEDNMLIVDVGTNAEIVLGSKHRLLACSSPTGPAFEGAQITCGQRAAPGAIERIRIDPVTLEPRYRVIGSDLWSDEPGFEEAVASTGVTGICGSGIIEVIAEMYLAGIINQDGLVDGGMAEKSPRIRPHKRTFTYVVREGEPFISITQNDVRAIQLAKAALYAGTRLLMDKLGIDHVDRIRLAGAFGSHIDVKFAMILGLIPDCPLDKVQSAGNAAGTGARIALLNSKAREEIEQVVRRIEKIETAVEPLFQQHFVEAMAIPHKTAYFANLAQEVKFPEPKTIIPLETDGSERRKRRRG is encoded by the coding sequence ATGGCAGATACGACGCCCGACGATGCATTGATCGTCTTCACGCCGTCCGGCAAGCGCGGACGCTTTCCGCTGGGCACGCCGGTGCTGCAGGCAGCGCGCTCACTCGGCGTCGATATCGATTCTGTCTGCGGGGGGCGCGCCATTTGCGGGCGCTGCCAGATCACCATCGGCGAAGGCGAATTCGCCAAGCATGGGATCAGGTCGAGTGCTGCGCATCTCTCCGAATTCTCGGCCGTCGAGAAGCGCTATGACGACAAGCGCGGGCTCATCGCCGGGCGCAGGCTTTCCTGCCAGACCAAACTATTGGGCGATGCCGTCATCGACGTGCCGCCCGAGAGCCAGGTGCACAAGCAGGTGGTGCGCAAACGGGCCGAGACGCGCGCCATCGACATGAATCCGGCGACCCGCCTCTATTTTATCGAGGTCGAAGAGCCCGACATGCACAAGCCCTCCTCCGATCTCGAGCGCGTCTATCGCGCTCTGGAGGAGCAATGGAACGTGACCGGCGTGTCGTGCAACCTCGCCATCATGCAGAACCTGCAGAAGGTGCTGCGCCAGGGCGAGTGGAAGATCACCGTCGCGGTGTTCTCGCGCCCCGCCAGCGGCGGCAACATGCTGACCGCGATCTGGCCGGGCTTCCACGACAAGGCCTTCGGGCTCGCCGTCGATGTCGGCTCCACGACCATCGCGGCACATCTGTGCAGTCTGTCGACCGGTGAGGTCGTCGCCTCCTCGGGCCTGATGAATCCGCAGATTCGCTTCGGCGAGGACCTGATGAGCCGCGTCTCCTATGTGATGATGAATCCGGGCGGCGAGAAGGAAATGACTCACGCCGTGCGCGAGGCGCTGAACACGCTCGCGGGCCAGGTCGCGAGCGATGCCCAGATCGACAAGACCGACATTCTCGAAGCGGTGCTGGTCGGCAATCCGGTCATGCATCATCTCTTCCTCGGCATCGATCCGACCGAGCTCGGCGGCGCGCCTTTCGCGCTCGCCACCGGACTTGCGGTGACGCGGCCCGCCAAGGAGCTCGACCTCCAGCTCAATCCGGGCGCTTATGTCTATGTGCTGCCCTGCATCGCCGGCCATGTCGGCGCCGACACGGCGGGCGTGGTGCTGTCGGAATCGCCGCAGTACTCAGAAGACAACATGCTCATCGTCGATGTCGGCACCAATGCCGAGATCGTGCTGGGGTCGAAACACCGGCTGCTTGCCTGCTCGTCGCCGACGGGGCCTGCTTTCGAAGGCGCCCAGATCACTTGCGGGCAGCGCGCCGCGCCCGGCGCGATAGAGCGTATCCGCATCGATCCGGTCACGCTCGAGCCGCGCTATCGCGTAATCGGCTCCGATCTGTGGTCGGACGAGCCGGGCTTCGAGGAAGCCGTCGCCTCGACCGGCGTTACCGGCATCTGCGGCTCCGGCATCATAGAGGTGATCGCCGAAATGTATCTCGCCGGCATCATCAATCAGGATGGTCTGGTCGATGGCGGCATGGCGGAGAAATCTCCCCGCATCCGCCCGCATAAGCGCACCTTCACCTATGTGGTGCGCGAGGGCGAGCCTTTCATCTCCATCACCCAGAACGACGTGCGCGCCATCCAGCTCGCCAAGGCGGCGCTTTATGCCGGCACGCGGCTGCTCATGGATAAGCTCGGCATCGACCATGTCGACCGCATCCGTCTCGCCGGCGCCTTCGGCAGCCATATCGATGTCAAATTCGCGATGATCCTCGGCCTCATCCCCGATTGCCCCCTCGACAAGGTGCAGTCGGCCGGCAATGCGGCGGGCACGGGGGCGCGCATAGCCCTCCTCAATTCGAAGGCGCGCGAGGAGATCGAGCAGGTGGTGCGCCGCATCGAGAAGATTGAGACGGCGGTCGAGCCCCTGTTCCAGCAGCACTTCGTCGAAGCGATGGCCATCCCGCACAAGACGGCTTATTTCGCCAATCTCGCCCAGGAAGTGAAATTCCCGGAGCCGAAGACCATCATCCCGCTTGAAACGGATGGCAGCGAAAGGCGCAAGCGCCGGCGGGGTTAG
- a CDS encoding methyltetrahydrofolate cobalamin methyltransferase, producing the protein MTQTLIASEKKQFLIGFDRPFCVIGERINPTGRKKLAAEMQAGNFETVIRDALAQVEAGANVLDVNAGVTAVNPNETEPPLLKQTIEIVQSVTDVPLCIDSSVTAALKVALETAKGRPLVNSVTGEEEKLEAILPLVAKYNVPVVAISNDESGISEDPDVRFEVAKKIVQRAADHGIKPEDVVVDPLVMPIGAMGTAGQQVFRLVRRLREELKVNTTCGASNIAFGMPNRRVLTGYFLAMAASHGMTSAIMNPLHDEDMHAILAANVLNGTDRNCRVWTNKFREMSTPSAVSQSAGDGSTGASGEDVEARRRAREERRRRRG; encoded by the coding sequence ATGACACAGACCCTCATCGCTTCTGAAAAAAAGCAATTCCTGATCGGCTTCGACCGGCCCTTCTGCGTCATCGGCGAGCGCATCAATCCCACCGGGCGCAAGAAGCTCGCGGCCGAGATGCAGGCCGGCAATTTCGAGACGGTCATCAGGGACGCCTTGGCGCAGGTGGAAGCCGGCGCCAATGTGCTCGACGTCAATGCCGGCGTCACCGCCGTCAATCCCAATGAAACCGAGCCGCCGCTGCTCAAGCAAACGATCGAGATCGTCCAGTCGGTCACCGACGTGCCGCTCTGCATCGACTCATCGGTGACGGCGGCGCTCAAAGTGGCTCTCGAGACCGCCAAGGGCCGCCCGCTCGTCAATTCGGTGACCGGCGAGGAAGAGAAGCTCGAAGCCATCCTCCCCCTCGTCGCCAAATACAACGTGCCGGTGGTCGCCATCTCCAATGACGAGAGCGGCATTTCGGAAGATCCCGATGTGCGCTTCGAGGTGGCGAAGAAGATCGTGCAGCGCGCCGCCGATCACGGCATCAAGCCGGAAGACGTCGTCGTCGATCCGCTCGTCATGCCGATCGGCGCCATGGGTACCGCCGGCCAGCAGGTGTTCCGCCTGGTCAGGCGCCTGCGCGAGGAGCTCAAGGTCAACACAACCTGCGGCGCTTCCAACATCGCTTTCGGCATGCCGAACCGGCGCGTGCTCACCGGCTATTTCCTCGCCATGGCGGCGTCGCATGGAATGACCTCGGCGATCATGAATCCCCTGCATGACGAAGACATGCATGCGATCCTCGCTGCCAATGTGCTCAACGGCACCGACCGGAACTGCAGGGTGTGGACGAACAAGTTCCGCGAGATGTCGACGCCGTCGGCGGTTTCGCAGTCCGCCGGCGACGGCTCGACCGGCGCCTCCGGTGAAGATGTCGAGGCCCGCCGCCGCGCCCGCGAGGAGCGCCGGCGCCGGCGCGGATAA
- a CDS encoding virulence factor produces MANLIITYWRDIPSAVSVKAGRKEEKRMLTDRFQEAIDMAAMRGGASDTDSYLADWRRAEPVPVGDDLAAEADKAKADIEHSYDKERLKALIANGGAAKS; encoded by the coding sequence ATGGCGAATCTCATCATTACCTATTGGCGCGATATCCCCTCCGCCGTCTCGGTCAAGGCCGGGCGCAAGGAGGAGAAGCGCATGCTGACCGACCGCTTCCAGGAAGCCATCGACATGGCCGCCATGCGCGGCGGCGCCTCCGATACCGACTCCTATCTGGCCGACTGGCGGCGCGCCGAACCGGTACCCGTGGGCGATGATCTCGCCGCCGAGGCCGACAAAGCCAAGGCCGATATCGAGCACAGCTATGACAAAGAACGGCTCAAGGCCCTGATCGCCAATGGCGGCGCGGCGAAATCCTGA